The following proteins come from a genomic window of Sardina pilchardus chromosome 1, fSarPil1.1, whole genome shotgun sequence:
- the LOC134076909 gene encoding B-cell receptor CD22-like — MPVSMKTLISIYALILGGMCIPWNVVYNPMRICALEGSSVTMSCSYTYPSSLTVKEAFWTHQDSSDPTDISKNERLKIVSSKRGGEVDAGDNITLTCSTTCNLPDSPSFIWSKDGRPVEEKQIIYNQLQLHPVSYKDEGNYTCAVKGHEGFPSLPMKIQVMCPVVVSSDTEHVKEGDHVTLTCSTTCNLTDSPSFIWSKDGRPVEKKQIINNQLQLHPVSYEDEGNYTCVVRGHEGLPSPPYRLHVMSKERSLFIAALVGVAVCGVVGLVCVLYWLRIRMISGADAPPTAEAAARTEDDVQYDSVQPKHHGQTAGGQGDDAQNRRVQLEDNRQTAGGQGDDAQNRRDQPEDKRQTAGGPEDDVLYTSVYFKTDGAQKRSLGPPEGEPSVIYSSLKKSM; from the exons ATGCCGGTTAGCATGAAGACGTTAATCAGCATTTATGCACTGATCTTGG GGGGCATGTGTATACCCTGGAATGTCGTTTATAACCCCATGCGCATCTGTGCCCTGGAAGGATCATCTGTTACAATGTCCTGCTCCTACACCTACCCCAGTTCTCTTACAGTCAAAGAGGCTTTCTGGACACACCAAGACTCTAGTGACCCTACCGATATCTCCAAGAACgaga GACTGAAGATTGTTTCTTCAAAAAGAGGTGGGGAAGTGGATGCGGGGGACAACAtcactctcacctgcagcaccacctgcaATCTACCCGACAGCCCTTCATTCATCTGGAGTAAAGATGGACGTCCCGTAGAAGAGAAGCAGATCATCTACAACCAGCTGCAGCTCCACCCAGTCAGTTATAAAGATGAGGGCAACTACACCTGTGCTGTTAAAGGACATGAAGGTTTTCCATCTCTGCCAATGAAGATACAAGTCATGT GTCCAGTGGTTGTTTCTTCTGACACGGAACATGTAAAGGAGGGTGATCATGTgactctcacctgcagcaccaCCTGTAATCTAACCGACAGCCCTTCATTCATCTGGAGTAAAGATGGACGTCCTGTAGAGAAGAAGCAGATCATCAACAACCAGCTGCAGCTCCACCCAGTCAGTTATGAAGATGAGGGCAACTACACCTGTGTAGTCAGAGGACATGAGGGTCTCCCATCTCCACCTTACAGACTCCATGTCATGT cCAAGGAAAGGAGTCTTTTCATAGCAGCTCTTGTTGGAGTGGCAGTCTGTGGAGTTGTTGGTctcgtgtgtgtgctctactgGCTGAG GATCAGGATGATAAGCGGAGCTGATGCTCCTCCAACTGCCGAGGCAGCAGCAAGAACAGAGGATGACGTTCAGTATGACAGTGTCCAGCCCAAGCACCACGGACAGACTGCAGGAGGTCAAGGGGATGATGCCCAGAACCGAAGAGTCCAGCTCGaggacaacagacagactgcagGAGGTCAAGGGGATGATGCCCAGAACCGAAGAGACCAGCCCGAGGACAAAAGACAGACTGCAGGAGGTCCAGAAGACGATGTCCTGTACACCAGTGTCTACTTCAAGACAGATGGTGCACAAAAAAG ATCGCTTGGTCCACCAGAGGGGGAGCCGTCTGTGATCTACAGCAGTCTAAAGAAGAGCATGTGA
- the LOC134067109 gene encoding CMRF35-like molecule 2 isoform X1: MRPGPCLKIFLLCSVLTVTDGTTVVSGTEGGNASIRCNYSQRYSSYSKYFCQGEHPFCKDMVHTDATHKLVKQGRYSLYDNGQDSFQVDITELSFEDDGLYQCAVDIPFAIDVYEEVYINVTDGQATISPTLLSNVPINNEGTAFPKLQPTTHLYATTYPQASPVGTPGPTGTALPKLQPTTHLYATPHPQASPVGTPGPTGESSEHSPKLYLVLSAIVGLIVVLMVGTLTLPIILYAKRAKSSDSVNLPAAMETAEVEP, from the exons ATGAGGCCTGGTCCCTGCTTGAAGATCTTCTTGCTTTGCAGTGTGTTGACAGTCACGG ATGGCACCACTGTGGTGTCGGGCACAGAGGGCGGGAATGCCAGCATCAGGTGTAACTACAGCCAGCGCTACAGCAGCTACTCCAAGTACTTCTGCCAGGGCGAGCATCCTTTCTGTAAGGATATGGTCCACACTGATGCCACACACAAGCTGGTCAAACAGGGCAG GTACTCGCTGTATGATAATGGGCAAGACTCCTTCCAGGTGGACATCACAGAGCTGAGTTTCGAGGATGATGGCCTTTATCAGTGCGCCGTGGACATACCATTTGCTATTGATGTGTATGAGGAAGTCTACATTAATGTCACTGATG GTCAAGCCACCATCTCTCCAACATTGCTGTCCAACGTACCAATCAATAATGAAG GAACTGCATTCCCAAAGCTGCAGCCAACCACACATCTGTATGCCACAACATACCCACAAG CATCACCAGTGGGAACACCAGGACCGACAG GAACTGCATTACCAAAGCTGCAGCCAACCACACACCTGTAtgccacaccacacccacaag CATCACCAGTGGGAACGCCAGGACCGACAG GAGAGTCCAGTGAACATTCCCCCAAATTGTATCTCG TGCTGTCAGCCATTGTGGGCCTGATTGTTGTGCTAATGGTGGGCACGCTAACTCTGCCCATTATATTGTATGCGAAGAGGGCCAAGTCatcag ATTCAGTAAACCTCCCTGCAGCCATGGAGACTGCTGAGGTTGAACCATAA
- the LOC134067109 gene encoding CMRF35-like molecule 8 isoform X3 translates to MRPGPCLKIFLLCSVLTVTDGTTVVSGTEGGNASIRCNYSQRYSSYSKYFCQGEHPFCKDMVHTDATHKLVKQGRYSLYDNGQDSFQVDITELSFEDDGLYQCAVDIPFAIDVYEEVYINVTDASPVGTPGPTGTALPKLQPTTHLYATPHPQASPVGTPGPTGESSEHSPKLYLVLSAIVGLIVVLMVGTLTLPIILYAKRAKSSDSVNLPAAMETAEVEP, encoded by the exons ATGAGGCCTGGTCCCTGCTTGAAGATCTTCTTGCTTTGCAGTGTGTTGACAGTCACGG ATGGCACCACTGTGGTGTCGGGCACAGAGGGCGGGAATGCCAGCATCAGGTGTAACTACAGCCAGCGCTACAGCAGCTACTCCAAGTACTTCTGCCAGGGCGAGCATCCTTTCTGTAAGGATATGGTCCACACTGATGCCACACACAAGCTGGTCAAACAGGGCAG GTACTCGCTGTATGATAATGGGCAAGACTCCTTCCAGGTGGACATCACAGAGCTGAGTTTCGAGGATGATGGCCTTTATCAGTGCGCCGTGGACATACCATTTGCTATTGATGTGTATGAGGAAGTCTACATTAATGTCACTGATG CATCACCAGTGGGAACACCAGGACCGACAG GAACTGCATTACCAAAGCTGCAGCCAACCACACACCTGTAtgccacaccacacccacaag CATCACCAGTGGGAACGCCAGGACCGACAG GAGAGTCCAGTGAACATTCCCCCAAATTGTATCTCG TGCTGTCAGCCATTGTGGGCCTGATTGTTGTGCTAATGGTGGGCACGCTAACTCTGCCCATTATATTGTATGCGAAGAGGGCCAAGTCatcag ATTCAGTAAACCTCCCTGCAGCCATGGAGACTGCTGAGGTTGAACCATAA
- the LOC134067109 gene encoding CMRF35-like molecule 8 isoform X2: MRPGPCLKIFLLCSVLTVTDGTTVVSGTEGGNASIRCNYSQRYSSYSKYFCQGEHPFCKDMVHTDATHKLVKQGRYSLYDNGQDSFQVDITELSFEDDGLYQCAVDIPFAIDVYEEVYINVTDGQATISPTLLSNVPINNEGTAFPKLQPTTHLYATTYPQASPVGTPGPTGESSEHSPKLYLVLSAIVGLIVVLMVGTLTLPIILYAKRAKSSDSVNLPAAMETAEVEP; the protein is encoded by the exons ATGAGGCCTGGTCCCTGCTTGAAGATCTTCTTGCTTTGCAGTGTGTTGACAGTCACGG ATGGCACCACTGTGGTGTCGGGCACAGAGGGCGGGAATGCCAGCATCAGGTGTAACTACAGCCAGCGCTACAGCAGCTACTCCAAGTACTTCTGCCAGGGCGAGCATCCTTTCTGTAAGGATATGGTCCACACTGATGCCACACACAAGCTGGTCAAACAGGGCAG GTACTCGCTGTATGATAATGGGCAAGACTCCTTCCAGGTGGACATCACAGAGCTGAGTTTCGAGGATGATGGCCTTTATCAGTGCGCCGTGGACATACCATTTGCTATTGATGTGTATGAGGAAGTCTACATTAATGTCACTGATG GTCAAGCCACCATCTCTCCAACATTGCTGTCCAACGTACCAATCAATAATGAAG GAACTGCATTCCCAAAGCTGCAGCCAACCACACATCTGTATGCCACAACATACCCACAAG CATCACCAGTGGGAACGCCAGGACCGACAG GAGAGTCCAGTGAACATTCCCCCAAATTGTATCTCG TGCTGTCAGCCATTGTGGGCCTGATTGTTGTGCTAATGGTGGGCACGCTAACTCTGCCCATTATATTGTATGCGAAGAGGGCCAAGTCatcag ATTCAGTAAACCTCCCTGCAGCCATGGAGACTGCTGAGGTTGAACCATAA